Proteins encoded in a region of the Hippocampus zosterae strain Florida chromosome 11, ASM2543408v3, whole genome shotgun sequence genome:
- the klhl31 gene encoding kelch-like protein 31 → MAPKKNKMTKKNKGDINEMTIMVEDSPVNKINGLNALLEGGNGFSCISTEVTDSVYAPNLLEGLSTMRHDSFLCDLTVATKSKSFDVHKVVMASCSEYIRNILKKDSTLQKIDLNDLSPVGLATSITYAYSGKLTLSLYSIGSTIAAAMLLQIGTLVKMCSDFLMRELSVENCMYVANIADAYDLKETKAAAQKYMRENFIEFSEMEQFLKLTYEQISDFLSDDSLQLPSEVTAFQIAMKWLDFDEKRLKYAADLLTHIRFGTISAQDLVNHIQSVPRMMQDHECHRLLVDAMNYHLLPYQQNILQSRRTKVRGGLKVILTVGGRPALTEKSLSKEVLYRDMDNVWNRLTEMPAKSFNQCVAMLDGFLYVAGGEDQNDARNQAKHAVSNFCRYDPRFNTWIHLNNMIQRRTHFSLSTFNGLLFAVGGRNADGVQASVECYVPSSNHWQMKAPMEVPRCCHASSVIHGKILVSGGYINNAYSRAVCSYDPSTDSWQDKSSLSLPRGWHCAATVGDRAYVIGGSQLGGRGERVDVLPVESYNPHTGQWSYCAPLHTGVSTAGVAILNSNIHVLGGWNEGEKKYKKCIQVYNADLNEWTEDDELPEATVGISCCVVTIPTRKTSRDSRASSVSSAPVSI, encoded by the exons ATGGCCCCCAAAAAGAACAAGATGACCAAGAAGAATAAAGGAGACATCAACGAGATGACAATCATGGTTGAGGACAGCCCTGTCAACAAGATCAACGGGCTGAATGCACTGTTGGAAGGCGGCAACGGCTTCAGCTGCATTTCAACAGAGGTTACAGATTCGGTGTATGCCCCCAACCTCCTGGAAGGTCTGAGCACCATGAGGCATGACAGTTTCCTCTGTGATTTAACAGTTGCCACCAAGTCAAAGTCCTTTGATGTCCACAAGGTTGTCATGGCCTCTTGCAGTGAGTACATACGCAACATCTTGAAAAAGGATTCCACGCTGCAGAAGATCGACTTGAACGACCTCTCACCTGTGGGCCTTGCCACAAGCATCACATATGCGTACTCCGGAAAGCTCACCTTGTCGCTCTACAGCATCGGCAGCACCATTGCCGCGGCCATGCTCCTGCAGATCGGCACGCTCGTCAAGATGTGCAGTGACTTCCTCATGCGGGAGCTCAGCGTTGAGAATTGCATGTACGTGGCCAACATCGCAGATGCCTACGATCTCAAAGAAACCAAGGCGGCGGCACAGAAGTACATGCGGGAGAACTTCATTGAGTTCTCAGAGATGGAGCAGTTCCTGAAGCTCACCTACGAGCAGATCAGCGACTTCCTCTCAGATGATTCCCTGCAGCTTCCCTCCGAGGTCACAGCCTTTCAGATCGCCATGAAATGGTTGGACTTTGACGAGAAGAGGTTGAAGTACGCTGCAGATCTCCTCACTCACATCCGCTTCGGCACAATCTCCGCCCAAGACTTGGTGAACCACATCCAGAGTGTGCCTAGAATGATGCAAGACCACGAGTGCCACCGTCTTCTCGTGGACGCCATGAACTACCACCTGCTGCCGTACCAACAGAATATCCTTCAGTCACGTAGAACAAAGGTACGCGGTGGCCTCAAGGTGATCCTCACAGTCGGAGGACGCCCAGCCTTGACGGAGAAATCCCTCAGCAAGGAAGTCCTCTACAGGGACATGGACAATGTGTGGAATCGGTTGACGGAAATGCCAGCAAAGAGCTTTAATCAGTGTGTGGCAATGCTGGATGGCTTCCTGTACGTGGCAGGAGGGGAGGACCAGAATGATGCAAGGAACCAGGCCAAGCATGCCGTCAGCAACTTCTGCAG GTATGATCCCCGCTTCAACACCTGGATTCATCTGAACAACATGATCCAAAGGCGCACCCACTTTAGTCTCAGCACCTTCAATGGCCTTTTGTTTGCCGTTGGTGGCCGTAACGCTGACGGCGTTCAGGCATCGGTGGAGTGCTACGTGCCATCTTCCAACCACTGGCAGATGAAAGCTCCAATGGAGGTGCCCCGCTGCTGTCACGCGAGCTCAGTCATTCATGGAAAGATCCTCGTTTCTGGCGGTTACATCAACAACGCCTACTCTAGGGCCGTGTGCTCGTATGACCCATCCACCGACAGCTGGCAGGATAAGAGCAGTCTGAGCTTGCCTCGCGGTTGGCACTGCGCTGCCACCGTGGGAGATCGCGCCTACGTCATCGGTGGCAGTCAGCTTGGGGGTCGTGGGGAGAGGGTGGATGTCTTGCCCGTAGAGTCCTACAACCCTCACACCGGGCAGTGGAGCTACTGCGCTCCTCTTCACACGGGCGTGAGCACAGCCGGCGTTGCCATTTTGAACAGCAACATACATGTCCTCGGGGGCTGGAATGAGGGTGAGAAGAAGTACAAGAAGTGCATTCAAGTGTACAATGCTGACCTCAATGAATGGACTGAGGACGACGAGTTGCCAGAAGCTACAGTTGGCATTTCGTGCTGCGTCGTCACCATCCCCACTCGAAAAACATCACGAGATTCTAGAGCCAGCTCAGTTTCGTCTGCGCCAGTCAGTATATAG
- the eloal gene encoding elongin A, like, giving the protein MAGISDVVKRVLRFKLQLSDTPQSATVLKILQKLNNLDITVDVLAETGIGRTVNSFRKHKEAGELAKSLVKGWKKLIPKKSTSHTEDISDSLFIKERIICDRNSPEHEDHKVDDLKNNCLTPARKSLEDLTEKCPPGEIHKNAKRKKDKSKTSKRDDPKSLGNRIMSLKNAVLKDKCDRSVSKCRKNGHCKSRSGCQVQPRDKSGLHCEVSSLERQKEKSKKKSKLSKELPQDLKETFSSRDKHSEKSPNLNNAQQDRSSGSSSSSDNRNRKRNKREEEKSEHDVLSKLLHKKVKTQQENSESELEEPSMSFESYLSYDQKAMKKKNRSNGKKSSKRINAVIKNQPLVKPTKSRMPVSPKKIFLESPKDPLHIPLPDLLAECDKGFSFEYFEKKVEKEPDFGDLTEDSTFFTGHRLNKKMQVYSGAKTVFLPAMMSLYHQCVRTLQNNINLLYETGGVPFEILEPVLERCTPEQLLRIEDCNPLYIGVTDHLWGKHCQRDFKDAKLQQYESWKEMYIRVSEERERKFQTLAKKIILDHSKKPKGRQVKMAFIHTVAKPPRDVRIQQEIYGTAVQQPQQPRNSVKSQESKSRLSNEPAKNGSTTSGPSSTQEPRKKTRVAPMMAKSLKAFKKQLGRR; this is encoded by the exons ATGGCAGGAATCTCGGACGTGGTGAAGAGAGTCTTACGCTTCAAACTTCAGCTATCAGACACGCCACAGTCTGCCACG GTTCTCAAGATCTTGCAGAAGCTCAACAATCTAGACATCACTGTAGATGTTCTTGCC GAAACTGGAATTGGGAGAACTGTGAATTCCTTTCGCAAGCACAAAGAAGCTGGAGAATTGGCCAAGTCACTGGTCAAAGGTTGGAAGAAATTAATCCCCAAGAAGTCAACGAG TCATACAGAAGACATATCGGACAGTTTGTTCATCAAAGAGCGAATCATCTGTGACCGAAATAGCCCAGAACATGAAGACCATAAAgtggatgatttaaaaaataattgcttAACACCAGCGAGAAAGAGTTTGGAAGATTTGACTGAAAAATGTCCTCCTGGGGAAATACacaaaaatgccaaaagaaaaaaggacaaGTCCAAAACGAGTAAAAGAGACGATCCAAAGAGTTTGGGAAATCGAATCATGAGTTTAAAAAATGCTGTTCTCAAGGACAAATGTGATCGTTCTGTTTCTAAGTGCAGGAAAAATGGACATTGTAAATCCAGGTCTGGCTGTCAGGTACAACCCAGAGACAAAAGTGGCTTACACTGTGAGGTCTCATCTTtggaaagacagaaagagaagTCAAAAAAGAAGTCAAAGCTGTCGAAGGAACTCCCGCAAGACTTGAAGGAAACCTTCTCATCCCGTGACAAACACTCAGAAAAGTCCCCTAACTTGAACAATGCTCAACAGGACAGATCGTCGGGATCATCGAGTAGCTCAGACAACCGAAATAGGAAAAGGAACAAACGAGAGGAAGAAAAGTCTGAACATGATGTGCTGTCGAAACTCTTACACAAAAAGGTCAAAACACAGCAAGAAAATAGTGAGAGTGAACTGGAGGAGCCATCCATGTCTTTTGAATCGTACTTGAGCTACGACCAAAAAGccatgaagaagaagaatcgCTCCAATGGAAAGAAATCCTCCAAACGGATCAATGCTGTCATAAAGAATCAGCCTCTCGTAAAACCCACCAAGTCAAGGATGCCTGTTTCTCCAAAAAAG ATTTTTCTGGAATCTCCAAAGGACCCGCTTCACATTCCATTACCTGACCTTCTAGCTGAATGTGACAAAGGATTCAGTTTTGAATACTTTGAGAAGAAAG ttGAGAAGGAGCCTGATTTCGGGGACCTAACGGAGGACTCCACATTCTTCACAGGCCATCggctaaataaaaaaatgcaggtCTACTCGGGAGCCAAGACGGTCTTCCTCCCTGCTATGATGAGCTTGTACCACCAGTGTGTCCGCACGCTGCAGAACAATATTAACT TGCTTTATGAAACCGGCGGAGTCCCATTTGAAATCCTTGAGCCGGTTTTGGAGAGGTGTACCCCGGAGCAGTTGCTACGTATTGAGGATTGCAATCCG CTGTACATCGGAGTTACAGACCACCTGTGGGGGAAACACTGCCAGAGGGACTTCAAGGATGCCAAACTTCAGCAATACGAGTCGTGGAAGGAAATGTACATCAGAGTGTCCGAGGAGAGGGAAAGAAAATTCCAGACGCtggccaaaaaaataattttggatcATTCCAAGAAACCCAAAG GCCGGCAAGTGAAGATGGCATTTATTCACACTGTTGCCAAGCCACCGAGAGATGTGCGTATTCAACAAGAAATCTATGGCACTGCGGTTCAGCAACCTCAGCAACCCAGGAACAG CGTCAAGTCCCAGGAGAGCAAATCAAGGCTGAGCAATGAACCCGCAAAAAACGGCAGCACGACCTCGGGGCCAAGCAGCACACAAGAACCTCGCAAGAAAACAC GGGTGGCGCCAATGATGGCAAAGTCCTTAAAGGCGTTCAAGAAGCAACTGGGACGGCGATAA